One genomic region from Salvelinus sp. IW2-2015 linkage group LG24, ASM291031v2, whole genome shotgun sequence encodes:
- the LOC111951535 gene encoding serine-threonine kinase receptor-associated protein — translation MAMRQTPLTCSGHTRPVVDLAFSGITPYGYFLISACKDGKPMLRQGDTGDWIGTFLGHKGAVWGATLNNEATKAATAAADFTAKVWDAVTGDEVLTLAHKHIVKSVNFTQDSSCLLTGGNDKIIRIYDLNQPEAEPQEITGHTSAIKKALWCNNDTQILSAADDKTVRLWDRNSTEVVKQLSFDMSVSSMEYIPDGEVLVITYGKTIAFYNALSLDMIKTVDAPASIHSASLHPDKDFFVAGGDDFKLYKFDYGTKEELESYKGHFGPVHCVRFSPDGELYASGSEDGTLRLWQTAVGKTYGLWKCVLPEELVSENSDTIYCTPAAPEIKA, via the exons ATGGCAATGAGACAGACACCACTCACCTGCTCTGGCCACACAAGACCTGTGGTGGATCTAGCCTTCAGTGGAATCACCCCATACGGGTATTTTCTCATCAGTGCCTGCAAAG ATGGCAAACCCATGTTGCGCCAGGGAGACACAGGGGATTGGATCGGAACGTTCCTGGGTCACAAGGGTGCTGTCTGGGGGGCCACTCTGAATAATGAAGCCACCAAGGCAGCCACTGCTGCTGCAGACTTCACTGC GAAGGTGTGGGATGCCGTGACTGGAGATGAGGTCCTCACGCTGGCACACAAGCACATTGTCAAGTCAGTCAATTTTACTCAG GATAGCAGTTGTCTGTTAACAGGAGGGAATGATAAGATAATACGCATCTACGACCTCAACCAACCGGAAGCAG AACCGCAAGAGATTACAGGGCACACGTCTGCCATAAAGAAAGCCCTGTGGTGTAACAACGACACACAGATCCTCTCTGCCGCTGATGACAAAACCGTACG ACTGTGGGACAGGAATTCCACTGAGGTTGTGAAGCAGCTCTCCTTCGACATGTCAGTCAGCAGCATGGAGTACATCCCTGACGGAGAGGTTTTGGTCATCACCTATGGAAAGACCATCGCGTTCTACAATGCCCTCAG CCTTGACATGATCAAGACTGTGGATGCCCCTGCCTCCATTCACTCTGCCTCGCTGCATCCAGATAAGGACTTCTTTGTTGCCGGGGGAGACGACTTCAAGCTCTACAAATTTGACTACGGCACCAAGGAGGAGTTGG AGTCGTACAAGGGCCACTTTGGGCCAGTACACTGTGTGCGGTTCAGTCCAGACGGGGAGCTGTATGCCAGTGGCTCTGAGGACGGTACGCTCCGGCTGTGGCAGACTGCGGTCGGCAAAACCTATGGCCTGTGGAAGTGTGTCCTTCCTG AGGAGCTGGTGTCTGAGAACTCTGACACAATATACTGCACTCCTGCTGCTCCTGAGATCAAGGCCTGA